Within the Deltaproteobacteria bacterium genome, the region TCCAGAAGTGGGATAAGGTCTTGGATTACAGCTTCGGAGATAACCTGTACATCAAGTGGTTCCAGGGGGGGAAGCTTAACGTCACGGTTAATTGCCTGGACCGGCATCTGAAGACTTGGCGGAAGAATAAGGCTGCTCTGATCTGGGAGGGCGAGCCAGGGGATACCAGGACTTACACCTACCAGCAGCTTTACACGGAGGTCTGTAAGTTCGCCAACGTCCTGAAGAAAAAGGGCGTGAAAAAGGGTGACTGCGTAACTATCTATATGCCCATGATCCCCGAGTTGCCCATTGCCATGATGGCCTGCGCCCGTATCGGGGCCATCCACAGCATTGTTTTTGGTGGGTTCAGTGCCGATGCCCTCAAAGACCGCATCTTGGATGCCAACAGCACAGCCCTGATTACGACGGATGCCAGCTACCGCAGCGGCAAAATCATCGGCCTGAAGAGTAACGCCGACGCTGCCCTGGCCAGCTGTCCTGCGGTAAAAACCGTCATCATCTACAACCGCACCAATACCAAGGTGGATATGAAGGCCGGGAGAGATTTCTGGTGGCATGAAGAGATGGCCGCTCCGGACATTAAGCCGTTTTGCCCACCGGAGGTAATGGATGCCGAGGACCCGCTGTTCATCCTTTATACCAGTGGTTCGACTGGAAAGCCCAAAGGGGTTCTGCATACGACGGCCGGGTACCTGCTTTACGTCATGGTGACGTTCAGGTGGATCTTCGATTACCGGGACGAAGACGTATTCTGGTGCACGGCGGACATCGGTTGGGTCACCGGGCACAGTTATATTGTCTACGGCCCTCTGGCCGCTGGAGCCACCAGCGTGATGTTTGAAGGCGTTCCCAACTATCCCCAGCCTGATCGTTTCTGGGCCACGGTGGAAAAGAACGGAGTCAATATCTTCTACACGGCGCCCACCGCACTCCGGGCCATGATGCGCGACGGCGACCAATGGCCCTTGGGGCGAGACCTTTCTTCCCTCCGGCTCTTGGGGACCGTGGGGGAACCCATCAACCCTGAAGCCTGGATGTGGTACTACAAAGTCATCGGCAAAGAAAAGTGTCCTATTGTGGACACCTGGTGGCAGACCGAAACCGGCGGAATTTTGATCACCCCTCTCCCGGGAGCGATCGCCATCAAGCCAGGATCCGCGACGAAACCTTTTCCCGGAGTTGAGGCAGCGGTCATCCGCGAGGACGGCTCGCCAGCCGAGGTGAATGAAGGTGGATACCTGGTGATCACGAAGCCCTGGCCGGGAATAATGCGTACGGTCTATGGCCAGCACGAGCGCTTCAAGGAAACTTACTTCGTGCGCTTTCCGGGGATGTATAACACCGGCGACGGTGCCCGGGTGGATGAAGATGGAGATTTCTGGCTGATGGGCCGGCTGGACGACGTCATCAACGTCTCCGGTCACCGCATTGGCACAGCCGAAGTAGAAAGCGCCCTGGTCAGCCATGCAGCCGTGGCCGAAGCCGCGGTGGTGGGCATGCCCCATGAAATCAAAGGGCAGGGAATCTACGCTTTCGTCACCCTGAAAGCGGGCCAGCCCAAGACGGATGATTTGAAAAAGACCCTGGTGGCCCACGTGCGCAAGGAGATCGGACCGATCGCCACTCCGGATAAGATCCAGTTCGCCGACGCGCTGCCTAAGACCCGTAGCGGAAAAATCATGCGCCGTATCTTGAAGAAGATCGCCGCAGGAGATGTCCGCGAATTGGGCGATACCACCACCTTGGCCGACCCCTCGGTCGTCCAAACCTTAGTATCTGAAAGACAATAAAACTGGAAGAAAAGGGGCCTGGAGGGACGTCTGGCCAAGACGTCTCTCCGGAGGCCTTTTAACCCTTTTCTAAGGAGGCAATTTTTCATGTCCGATCGTATAACAAGTTCCTCTCTTCCGGCGAGTGACCACAATCGAGGTTGGATTGTTACCTTTGCCGGCACGGGGATCAATTTGGCATTGGGAGTCCTCTACGCTTGGTCAGTTATATCAAAGCAAATTACGAAAGAATGGGGGTGGAATGAAACCCAGACCGCCCTCCCTTATTCCGTGGCCATTGCTGTGTTTGCTTTTATGATGGTCCCGGCAGGAAGGCTTCAGGATAAGTTTGGCCCTCGCTTGGTGGCAACCTTAGGAGGATTTTTTTGCGGGATTGGTTTTATCGTAACCAGTTTAGGTCAATCTCTCACTGGTCTGATTATCGGTTTTGGAATTCTGGCCGGGACAGGAATTGGGTTCGGTTATGCTTCAGCTACTCCTCCGGCGGTGAAATGGTTCCCCCCAGCCCGGACGGGCTTGATTGCCGGGTTGGTCGTTGCCGGATTTGGGCTGGCCTCGGTTTACATTGCTCCTCTGGCCCATTACCTCTTGGGCAGTTTTGGAATTCAGAGCAGCTTCCTGATTTTGGGAATTGCTTTCCTAATCGTGGTTGTCGTTCTTGCTCAGTTGCTAAAAAATCCTGCAGCAGGATATAAACCCTTGGGGAACCCCATCGCCACTAAGGCTACGGCGAAGGGGAGTGCCCAGAGTGCGTCGGTGGCGAAGGATTACGAATGGCACGAAATGCTCCGTACCCCTCAATTCTATCTTCTATGGATCATGTATGTTTTTGGGGCAGGCGCCGGGTTGATGATCATAGGAAAATTGGCCAAGATCGTTGACCTTCAGGCAGGCATTAAAGCGGGATTCATATTCGTAGCCTTTTTGGCAGTGGGCAATGCTGCCGGGCGTATTGTGGCGGGTGTTCTTTCGGACCAAATCGGTCGTACCCGGACGATGTTTATTGTCTTTGTTTTCCAGGCAGTCCTCATGTTTTTACTCCGGGGACTGGACACGTACGGGACTCTTTTCCTGGCTTCGGTACTCATCGGGTTCAACTACGGGGCGAACCTTTCCGTTTTTCCCTCGGCGACCAAAGATTATTTTGGGATGAAGAATTTCGGGGTCAATTATGGGTTTGTTTTTACAGCCTGGGGGGTTGGGGGAATTCTTGGCCCAGTTCTTAGTGGTTGGATTTTCGATGCTTCTAAAAATTTCAGCAACGCTTACTTGATTGCTTCGGTATGCCTGCTGATTGCTGCGGGGCTTACCTTTGTTACCCGTGCGCCCAAGGCGAAGATAGAAGAAAAGGTTCTTCAAAAAGCTGCTTAAAAAAAACCCCTTCTCCCTGGTCCCAGAGAAGGGGTTTTTTATTCCAAGGCAGTAGAATTTTTATTTAGCCGGCTGGGCAACTGCAGCCAACTGGCCGCCAAAAGCCTCTAACCCTTTGTTAAAGGCAGGTTTTACCGCGATTTCCTTCCGCCTCTTTTTTAAGTCCACCAGCCAAAAGGAAAAATAAGCAGTTGCCACCATCGCCATGGAAGCCCCAATCGCAGTAAGAATGATGAGGTAGAATTTGGCCTGTTTGGGGACGATGGGATATCCCAAGATGTCAGCCGCATATGTACTGGAGATCCAGCAACAAAGGATAGCGGTGGTAATTATTAAAATTGTTAATTTTTTCATCTTCCCCGCCTCCTTTCCTATATTGTTTGTTGTTATCAATCCTTGCCCGAATAAAGAGCAAAGGGGATGCCATGGGAAAAAAGTCACTCGGATTATCTTTTTAATAACTTTTAACAATTTGATATTAAAAGAATTTTTTATCAAAGGATTTTTTAAATAATGAATCAATATTCGTTTTTTATAACCCCGATCCTGCCAAAATGGCAAAAAATTATTCCTTTTGCGGGTTTAAATAGAAATTTTGTCAAAATTAGGCGGAGCCAAGTAAAAATATTTTGACAATTTGTCTAAAATATTTCAAAAATTTCTTTTCCTCCAGTCCTCGTCCGAAATAATTTCTTAAAAAAGTTCACCAAAGCAAAAAAATTGAGATTTTTCCCTCGGTCTGATATATTGCAAAAAAAGGCTATGCTGTGAAACCATTTAAAGACTGGAAAATCCGCACCAAATTGATTAGCTTCACCCTGCTCTTGGCCCTCGTGCCTCTGGGGGTGGCAGCCATGCTTTCGCTCGGGAAATTCACCGAGGATTTGAAGCAGGCTTATGAATCGGACCTCGAGCACATCGTGACCAACATTCACGCCATGTGCAAAGCCCAGCAGGAGCTCTTACAGAATAAACTAACCGCTGACTTAAAAATTGCCCATTATGCCTTCTTTCAGCATGGGCCATACGTAAGGATTTCATCGGATCATTTCGTGCAGTTCATGGCCGAGGACCAATTCACCAATGAAAAAACCCCTATGCGCGTTCCTTTCTGGTCGATCGGCGGGAAAGCCATCACGGGAGATTACACAATTGTGGACGGTGTGCAAAAGCTGGTCGGGGGAACCTGTACTATTTTTCAGCGCATATCAGGGGATCGGCTCCTCCGCATCTCCACCAATGTCTTACGTGCCGATGGGACCAGAGCTGTAGGGACCTACATTCCCGCCTCCAGTGAGGTCACCAAAACCATCCTCCGGGGAGAGACCTACCGGGGGCGGGCCTTTGTGGTGAACGATTGGTACATTACTGCCTATGAGCCCATCGTGAACGCCAGGAAAGAAGTGATCGGCGCCCTCTACGTGGGGATACCGGAACAGGGGGCCGTGGCCCTTAAGACGGCCATCAGATCCATCAAGATCGGAAAGACCGGGTATGCCTTCATCATGGACGGTTCCGGAAGGTTGGTAGTTCACCCGGCCAAAGAGGGGGAGAGCATCCTGGAGGCCCGAGACTCGGCGGGATTCGAGTACATTAAAGAGATGGTCCGCAAAGCCCCTCTCTTGAAGGAGAATGAGGTAGGGACCCTCCGCTACCCCTGGGCTAACATAGAGTTGGGCGAGACCCATCCC harbors:
- the acs gene encoding acetate--CoA ligase; this translates as MAEEKKTITSMMEETRKFPPPKEFSRKAHIKSLEEFKKIYNKSIEDPDGFLGKQAEELEWFQKWDKVLDYSFGDNLYIKWFQGGKLNVTVNCLDRHLKTWRKNKAALIWEGEPGDTRTYTYQQLYTEVCKFANVLKKKGVKKGDCVTIYMPMIPELPIAMMACARIGAIHSIVFGGFSADALKDRILDANSTALITTDASYRSGKIIGLKSNADAALASCPAVKTVIIYNRTNTKVDMKAGRDFWWHEEMAAPDIKPFCPPEVMDAEDPLFILYTSGSTGKPKGVLHTTAGYLLYVMVTFRWIFDYRDEDVFWCTADIGWVTGHSYIVYGPLAAGATSVMFEGVPNYPQPDRFWATVEKNGVNIFYTAPTALRAMMRDGDQWPLGRDLSSLRLLGTVGEPINPEAWMWYYKVIGKEKCPIVDTWWQTETGGILITPLPGAIAIKPGSATKPFPGVEAAVIREDGSPAEVNEGGYLVITKPWPGIMRTVYGQHERFKETYFVRFPGMYNTGDGARVDEDGDFWLMGRLDDVINVSGHRIGTAEVESALVSHAAVAEAAVVGMPHEIKGQGIYAFVTLKAGQPKTDDLKKTLVAHVRKEIGPIATPDKIQFADALPKTRSGKIMRRILKKIAAGDVRELGDTTTLADPSVVQTLVSERQ
- a CDS encoding OFA family MFS transporter produces the protein MSDRITSSSLPASDHNRGWIVTFAGTGINLALGVLYAWSVISKQITKEWGWNETQTALPYSVAIAVFAFMMVPAGRLQDKFGPRLVATLGGFFCGIGFIVTSLGQSLTGLIIGFGILAGTGIGFGYASATPPAVKWFPPARTGLIAGLVVAGFGLASVYIAPLAHYLLGSFGIQSSFLILGIAFLIVVVVLAQLLKNPAAGYKPLGNPIATKATAKGSAQSASVAKDYEWHEMLRTPQFYLLWIMYVFGAGAGLMIIGKLAKIVDLQAGIKAGFIFVAFLAVGNAAGRIVAGVLSDQIGRTRTMFIVFVFQAVLMFLLRGLDTYGTLFLASVLIGFNYGANLSVFPSATKDYFGMKNFGVNYGFVFTAWGVGGILGPVLSGWIFDASKNFSNAYLIASVCLLIAAGLTFVTRAPKAKIEEKVLQKAA